One Vespa crabro chromosome 4, iyVesCrab1.2, whole genome shotgun sequence DNA segment encodes these proteins:
- the LOC124423282 gene encoding uncharacterized protein LOC124423282: MNNLIKAIIKKEYRNSGHLVLRLSRNINYKSELINNMIRCTTKFNYVINVRTINQFNNEERQSIEQNLYYNDVNKNNRITENQYARQYLQNSIYFNKTIVPERKCEVIVTDEQAEQLLNKDWSTVNIVELVSDLRILSHNIINKTDHDYNEIRYERILNALKKNINNLTDNLLEEVLINLLPFHKYLKNTKDFKVLIESLDKYCEKQYKHWPIDKMFLIADTFYCLDMCKYSNFIWKLLRKMNSKLNKLTSKNLVQLMFFVNIKRKTPLNMYEVEVILEEHLNDFSINELGIIAMGFFKSKTKIRNATFLKAIINRLICEINKVDNISLAALLKLIRYSMNYDEMINFKMLLDSIIPILPRLTLQCLVHIIHIYAKAHIYVESLLDTIVTRIYNEIREARLKDIEKLTYALNTFSVDTTHPIYDKIIEEITRRISNDNSEILKYTWRYVNILRYLASTGIYPLHLIKIAFDPSYTNLKTNKYIIGWEYTMLEYCLKTEKSEYTGPFLPAGILLTSTKRQWAKMDKDTNSMVRKIFNEVVYVLKEIIVNDINLYTGRILPHFLQNHIIFGLDENQNFISAESILSKIPDVDIKKINDTFPKNVKWIALVIIHYKHMLRETNKPTGIIMAKLRQLKHIGYAPILIRGDDWLKYTNITEKEKYLKNLIANA, translated from the exons atgaataatttaataaaagcgattattaaaaaagagtaTAGAAATAGTGGACATTTAGTATTGAGGTTATCTcgcaatattaactataaatcagaactaataaataatatgataagaTGCACAACAAAattcaattatgttattaatgttcggacgattaatcaatttaataatgaGGAAAGACAATCCATAGAACAAAACTTATATTACAatgatgtaaataaaaataatcgaattacGGAAAATCAGTATGCTCGTCAATATCTtcaaaattctatttattttaataaaacaattgtGCCAGAAAGAAAATGCGAAGTAATAGTTACGGACGAACAAGCAGaacaattattaaacaaaGATTGGTCGACAGTTAACATCGTCGAATTAGTTTCTGATCTCAGGATATTGTCacataatatcataaataaaactgatcatgattataacgaaataagaTACGAACGTATCTTGaatgctttaaaaaaaaatattaataatcttacagataatttattagaagaagtgttaatcaatttattaccatttcataaatatttgaaaaatacaaaagactTTAAAGTTTTAATTGAATCGCTTGATAAGTATTgtgaaaaacaatataaacattGGCCTAttgataaaatgtttttaatagcTGATACATTTTATTGTCTTGATATGTGTAAATATAGTAATTTTATATGGAAATTATTGAGAAAAATGAATTCAAAGCTAAATAAATTAACATCGAAAAATTTAGTACAACTTatgttttttgttaatattaaacgtAAAACTCCATTAAATATGTATGAAGTAGAAGTCATTTTAGAAGaacatttaaatgatttttctataaatgaaTTGGGTATAATAGCAATGggattttttaaaagtaagacaaaaataagaaatgctACATTTTTGAAAGCGATTATAAATCGTTTAATTTGTGAAATAAACAAAGTGGATAATATCAGCTTAGCAgctttattaaaattgatacg ATACAGCATGAATTATGATGAAATGATTAACTTTAAAATGTTACTAGATAGCATTATACCAATTCTTCCAAGACTCACTTTACAATGTTTAgttcatataatacatatttatgctAAAGCACATATATACGTGGAGTCATTACTGGATACAATTGTAACAAG gatatataatgaaataaggGAAGCAAGATTGAAAGACATAGAAAAATTAACATATGCCTTAAATACATTCTCTGTTGACACTACACATcctatatatgataaaataattgaggAAATTACTAGACGTATATCTAATGATAACTCAGAGATACTTAA GTACACATGGAGGTATGTtaatatattacgatatttaGCAAGTACAGGTATATATCCCCttcatttgataaaaatagcaTTTGATCCATCTTATACAAACTTAAAAACTAATAAGTACATAATTGGCTGGGAATATACTATGTTAGAATATTGtctaaaaacagaaaaatctGAGTATACTGGTCCATTCCTTCCAGCAGGTATTCTTCTAACTTCAACAAag CGACAATGGGCGAAAATGGATAAGGACACTAACTCCATGGTACGCAAGATATTTAATGAAGTTGTATATGTCTTGAAG gaAATCAttgtaaatgatataaatttgtatactGGTAGAATATTACCTCATTTTCTAcaaaatcatattatatttggTCTGGATGAAAATCAGAATTTCATCTCAGCTGaatcaattttatcaaaaataccTGATGTTGAcatcaagaaaataaatgatacatttccaaaaaatgtaaaatggaTAGCACTTGTCATAATACATTATAAGCATATGCTTAGAGAAACTAATAAA